From a region of the Arachis ipaensis cultivar K30076 chromosome B09, Araip1.1, whole genome shotgun sequence genome:
- the LOC107617749 gene encoding heterogeneous nuclear ribonucleoprotein 1, whose translation MEQRKLVVLGIPWDVDTEGLREYMSKYGELEDCIVMKERSTGRSRGFGYVTFASVDDAKDVLSGEHVLGNRMLEVKVATPKEEMRAPAKKVTRIFVARIPQSVTEASFRSHFEKYGDITDLYMPKDQGSKMHRGIGFITFASADSVESLMAETHELGGSTVVVDRATPKDDDFKPVGRMPQGGYGAYNAYISAATRYAALGAPTLYDHPGPVFGRGEPSRGIGKKIFVGRLPPEATSEDLRQYFGRFGRILDVYVPRDPKRSGHRGFGFVTFAEDGVADRVSRRPHEICGQQVALDSATPVDDASPSGNFMMNGVGSFGGYGGPMRTYGRMYGSLDFDDWGYGIPSGRPSRADWRYRPY comes from the exons ATGGAGCAGCGAAAGCTTGTG GTTTTGGGTATTCCATGGGACGTGGACACTGAGGGCTTGAGGGAATACATGAGCAAGTACGGTGAATTGGAAGATTGTATTGTCATGAAG GAGCGATCAACTGGACGATCTCGTGGATTTGGATATGTTACATTTGCTTCGGTGGATGATGCTAAG GATGTTCTATCAGGTGAACATGTTCTTGGCAACAGGATGCTGGAGGTCAAAGTGGCCACACCAAAG GAGGAGATGAGAGCACCAGCCAAAAAAGTAACCAGAATATTTGTAGCCAGGATTCCACAATCAGTAACAGAAGCATCTTTTAGAAG TCATTTTGAGAAATATGGTGATATAACAGATCTGTACATGCCAAAG GATCAAGGATCAAAAATGCATCGTGGAATTGGTTTTATCACCTTTGCAAGTGCAG ATTCTGTCGAGAGTTTGATGGCAGAAACCCACGAACTGGGAGGTTCTACCGTGGTGGTTGATCGAGCTACACCCAAG GATGATGACTTCAAGCCAGTAGGCAGGATGCCACAGGGAGGGTATGGTGCATATAATGCTTATATTTCTGCAGCAACTAGATATGCAGCACTTGGTGCTCCTACTTTGTATGATCATCCAGGCCCAGTCTTCGGAA GGGGAGAACCATCTCGTGGAATCGGTAAGAAGATTTTTGTTGGCCGACTTCCCCCAGAGGCAACTTCTGAGGATCTTCGTCAATATTTTGGAAGATTTGGCCGTATTTTAGATGTTTATGTTCCCAGG GATCCTAAGAGATCAGGTCATAGAGGTTTTGGATTTGTTACTTTTGCTGAAGATGGTGTAGCAGATCGTGTCTCACGAAGGCCTCATGAAATTTGTGGACAACAA GTAGCATTAGATTCAGCCACACCTGTTGATGATGCAAGTCCGAGTGGGAATTTTATGATGAATGGTGTGGGTTCTTTTGGGGGTTATGGAGGTCCTATGCGAACTTATGGGAGGATGTATGGTAGCCTGGACTTCGATGAT TGGGGTTATGGAATTCCCAGTGGGAGGCCATCAAGAGCAGATTGGAGGTATAGACCATACTAG
- the LOC107615749 gene encoding uncharacterized protein LOC107615749 — translation MESNNNNSSSSMKLGSFLIPDMQNHSERSIGSQKGWNSERVVLNQTSRIRRHSGLTSFNSGRRTMPSKWDDAERWICSPVSGYGSSSNNNRNSYSRSQLQRHPKSKSGPIMPPGTSSSSYYSNYSPTIPLRQGLLVRNLMVGSSFTTGVLAPDALSLHHFDAHDNDFGHRFDIGNVMQPCSTGAVLNDNNGVLAPMWNQLLCDPSSPNSQDENPKNEENRIMSPFSRRDHGTQMSPPENEDDANSSPTSAMDQKNGHSGKLEVRDVEVDSEATVIRWPKGHATKLTSFQESNSEIQTSCSDIAKSTMDITKIQKEEAKIVAWESQQKAKAEATIRKLEMKLEKKRSSSMDKILNKLRRAQMKAEKMRSSIAMPQKQEQGQQGKQNSKLLKVFHYQIIFSYGLQADALALLITDSPHICISKILRAQKKSITKLAIMYSCINTLFNLFLTSILYYNTHSLWVARFFIYTSHSYFYLHSLLSLRFCLVINTIENTKLRLIYEM, via the exons ATGGAGAGTAATAATAATAACTCTAGTTCCTCCATGAAACTGGGCTCATTTCTAATCCCAGATATGCAAAATCATAGTGAAAGAAGCATCGGGAGCCAAAAGGGATGGAATTCAGAGAGAGTAGTGTTGAATCAAACAAGCAGAATCAGAAGGCATTCTGGTTTGACATCATTCAACagtggaagaagaacaatgcctTCTAAATGGGATGATGCTGAGAGATGGATTTGTAGCCCAGTTTCAGGCTAtggcagcagcagcaacaacaacagaaaCTCATATTCACGATCACAACTTCAAAGGCATCCAAAATCAAAGAGTGGTCCAATTATGCCTCCAggaacatcatcatcatcctacTACTCGAACTATTCACCTACAATTCCACTGCGCCAAGGCTTGCTTGTGAGGAACTTGATGGTTGGTTCATCTTTCACAACAGGAGTCTTGGCACCAGATGCTCTCTCTCTTCATCATTTTGATGCGCATGACAATGATTTTGGTCACCGTTTTGATATCGGCAATGTTATGCAACCATGTTCTACTGGTGCGGTGCTCAATGACAACAATGGTGTTCTGGCTCCCATGTGGAATCAATTGTTATGTGACCCATCTTCGCCTAATTCTCAAG ATGAGAACCCTAAGAATGAGGAGAACCGCATAATGTCACCTTTCTCAAGACGTGATCACGGTACCCAGATGAGCCCTCCGGAGAATGAGGACGATGCGAATTCATCGCCGACATCAGCCATGGATCAGAAAAATGGACATTCTGGTAAATTAGAGGTTAGAGATGTTGAGGTTGATAGTGAGGCCACTGTTATTAGGTGGCCTAAAGGTCATGCAACAAAGCTCACCTCCTTTCAAGAAAGTAATAGTGAAATCCAAACTTCATGTTCAGATATTGCAAAGTCCACCATGGACATAACCAA GATTCAGAAAGAGGAAGCCAAAATCGTTGCATGGGAAAGCCAACAGAAGGCAAAGGCTGAAGCAACAATACGCAAACTCGAG ATGAAACTGGAAAAGAAGAGATCGTCATCAATGGATAAGATTCTAAACAAGCTGAGAAGGGCGCAGATGAAAGCTGAAAAGATGAGAAGTTCAATAGCAATGCCTCAAAAACAAGAACAAGGACAACAGGGCAAGCAGAATTCCAAGCTTCTCAAGGTTTTTCATTACCAAATTATATTCAGTTATGGTCTCCAAGCAGATGCTTTAGCACTTTTGATCACTGATTCACCCCATATATGCATATCAAAAATACTACGTGCACAAAAAAAATCAATCACTAAATTAGCCATTATGTATTCGTGTATAAATacattatttaacttatttttaacgTCTATTTTGTATTACAACACACATTCTTTATGGGTGGCTAGATTTTTTATATACACATCACATAGCTATTTTTACTTGCACTCTCTCTTGTCATTAAGATTTTGTCTCGTAATAAACACAATAGAGAATACAAAATTACGCCTTATATATGAAATGTGA